tgtataACATAAGAagatacagtattttgaaaaacCTTCAGTCAACACTGGACTgagtgactttcattgtatgggcaaaaaagTAGAcccattcttcagaatatcttcttttgtgttccacacaaagtcatgcaggtttgcaacgatatgagggtgagtaaatgatgacaaaatttttgtGTGACCTATCCATTTAATGTTAATGCAACACCCACAAACCCTGACTGAAATGTATTTCGGAAGTGCTTGTTCATATTTCCCGTCATACTGAGGCATATTCAGTCAAATTAGCCCACAAACGTCCAATAGGAAACTGCTGTCTGGTTGAATAATACTGAAAGTTTGAGAAAGATGCCCAATGAAACAAACCATGAAGTCATCACGGTGTTAATGCAATGCGTTTGTTGTTCAGAAAAGATTTTCCAATCTGCCATACAGTAaagactttttgttttatttcatgaaCGGTAGGTAGTACAGCCACATTTCACAGTAAGTTTCATAGTAAGTTATATATTTAGCATGCTTTGGAAAGTTGTACTATTAGTcacccaccttttttttttttttttttttttttataactaagaGCTAAACTGATACTGCTGTCATTATAGCATCATGCCATAGGAAGAGAAATGAAAAGGGGGAGGCAAGAACATCTCTGCAAACATCTCCCTTTAAACTTTTTTACATCATAATCTGAGAGTGttattattaaactgttttaattcatttacattacatttacatttatccaaagcgtttatccaaagcgactttcagtgcattcaggctaatatttttttacctaacatgtgttccctgggaatcgaacccacaatcttttgcgctgctaaagcaatgctctaccactgagcttaCCCAACATTTTCTCCAAAAACTAAACCATCACACACTattaaaaatccacccagtgaaTTATAGTTTGAAGACGTTTAATTTTTCAAGATTTCAAGTAGTCAAAAGTGCATCTAACTGAAGAATCACCCATTTATGACCCTCATCTTAGCCGATTTCACTGTGTACTTAGCAAAGCTCCTATTGACTGCACTGTCATGAAACCCACAGATGTATTACTGAACCTCAAAAGAAAGTGTTTGAGAGAGGAAAGCACCTTGTGTGCTTAGCGTAGGCTAATGCATGAAGCCTGACTGTGGCATTGAGCTTGTGCGCATGTTGTGGCAAGAGCAGTACTTTCGCCTTAAGGGAGAGAATTTGGAGTTGAGtctttgacttttatttattcatgttacatCTAAGTATCAGCGTCTGGGCATCAGGTATGAACTTGTCTCCTTCATTGTATCTCTGTAATGAAATACAGTCACCAGCAACCAGGAAACAAAAGCTAAATGTGTTAAGGCCTCGCCATTAATTAAAGAAGGTCCTCAAAGTGGTGGAAGCAAAAACACAGGAATGAAAGTTGCTTCAGTTTTCATGCAGACAGACAAACAGGTGTCTAAATGAGTACTGCAAACTCACCCAATGGCAATCTAGAGGAGcacaaaaagagcattttattCAGTTTGGTCCAGTTTGTTTTCTGCTCTAACTGTGGTACTATGCAGTGCTATGAAATGTGGTTGAGCAACTGCTTGTTTAAattgtgaaaaacacatttttgtcattGCACACACCACCAACACAGTACTGAATTTTTCAGATACCACCGATCCGGTTAGAAACACTTACAATTCTGATGCAAAAAATGCCATGAATAGTTCATGctgcacaagtaaaaaaaaaaaaataataaaaaaaaattaatttccaagTAACAAACTGTTTATCCAATTTACAGTATATGTTCTGACCCTCAGACCATAACTTAATACattatatagattaaaaaatattttacaccttAGCAAAACAACTAtataaatgcatacttttaaGTAAAAATGGCTACTATGACCTCAGATAaggttaatttttaaagaaatgtacatCTTTAATAAGGTTTCACAGTTGTGTCTCAACTTTTTGTCAAAtgagaataaaaacatttataaaatcagGCAATATCAAAGTCAGCCTTTCTGGTGAAGGTCCTCGTTCCAAATTTTTACCTGCTGAGTTCAATAACATCACAGGCTCTGGtaagtttaatagtttttttattattattattttgatatattaagtAAATATGCTTATATTTTATGTCACTAATTATGTCATCTCACTAAAACAAACTAATTGTAGTTCTTTGGGATTTTTACCTAATTTCCCTCATTTTATGTAGGTCCCGTAGTATACAAACATTAGAAAAACAAAGTGGCTGCTGCATTATGTGTGATCTGCAAAACATGATGACAAATGGAAAATAAGGTGTCTCTCAGAAACtcaaatttcacattttcacatcttTAGGTAAACATGTTTGACTAGCCATCCCTGAAATGTCCATCTGGGCTACTTACAGACGTTTATACGTTATTTAATATTAGAGTAGTAGTAGAAGTGAATAGAGGTGGTGTGGGGGAGGAGGAGGGAAGCCTGTAGAATGTTCATGAAGGTAGGTGGTGCCTGTAGAATGTTCATAAAGGCCCTAGGCAATTATTGTTTTCTTGATTGCTTTAGATAGCTAAAGTGCTATCATATTCTAAGCAATGTCTTGTTTTATAGAGCATACTGCTGTGTTAtaattcttgtgtgtgtgtgtgtgtgtgtgtgtgtgtgtggatagctCTAGCATTTTAATGTAGCTGGGATGAACTTACACAAATTGAAAGTCTAATCAATGCATATTCCAAACTACTTGCGGTTTTGGACATGTCTGAGATTCCTGTTGGTTCCGAGTGTTTCCTCTAACATGCATGGTCATTGAGTCAGTGTTGTTGGCACTGTATAGTATCCTTGTAAACTAGGTGTGGCAGGGATTGAGCATCGTGAGCACACTTTAGAAGAATGCCATCACTCCACATTCTCATTCAGGTATTTGTAGCTCAGTGCAACTGCACAGCTCAGGCCAAAGAGGACAGTAAAAAAGACCATTGTTTTAACATATACAGTGCACAAGGATGTATGAATGGTTCAGTATGAATATCTTCAGATAtggttatattaaatattaaaattttcgcACAACTTGAAGTGAAAACTTTGTAATTTCTGAAATACTTATATAAATCAGTTTCACACAAATATCGAgttcttcatttatttcactgTTTACTCAGTTTCCAAGACTGTTTTAATGTGACCATCatgtaacaaaaatacaaaatatatggttaatttaataaaaatttaccCCTGGGACATATACAAGTGcccaaagttgaagaaacacccaactatgaataaataaataaaatgagaataaTAAATTCTTCTATGCCTGCCAAGCAAGTGACATTGGATATGTTTTATGCAATGAGTTTGTTCTCTGTACATTCCAATATAATTTGTTTCCTCTGAAACAAAattaattgttactttttatagatAGGAAAACAATGCAAAGTGAAATTTTCAACACCAAGTTTAATGACTTTAATGCTAGTCTCTAAAAGGACAGTTACTCATAAAGCCCAACAATGCAGTCTTTATCACCATTGTATTCTTCTATAAGgcacttaaaaccatttttgctCCAGGGGGATTGTTCTTCTAACAATGAAAGTCACTTTATGAATCATATGCTAAATAACTACTTAATTTTGAGAGCTTCTTCCTCAAGAACATGCAAACAATTGCAAATCCCTTTGGATACATTGTGTTTAACATTTCCCACTATTTCTTAAGTTGATGTCATATTTCTTAAGGCAGTTGTCCTGCTCTGGGCTTTTTATGTGTTCATAATCTGACGTGTGAGTGAATTAGTTGAATTAGAAACACCCAAAGAATGTGAGAATCAGAGAACTATTTGTATTCAAGGAAAACAGCACCAACATTGTTCTGATAAGTCTCTAAGAcaagaatgtgtgtgtttctcagtgagcacatgcatttttgttaaacttaCCTGATAAGGTAAAGCATCTTTGTGAGGCGTCCTCTGATGTCCTGTTCTAAGGAAGGAGTGAGGCATGAGGTCTAGCATTGCGCCTCAGGTATTCACTCATATACATTCCTGAACCAGCCTAATACTGTtcaacccacacacaacacaaacacactttgacGAATTCATTTAGGTGGAATTCAGGTAAACTGTAATTCCAAAACTGTATTGCATTTCACactgcacatatacacacagctGCAGGGTAAGCTTAAATGTTTCCTTTAATAAAGGCAATAAAttattgttagattttttttttttttagtttatagtaCATAAGGAACATGACACTCACATTCATTTGGTAAGTGTACATAAATTGGAATTAATAAACTACTTAAAGAAGTAGCAACAGgtcaatttctgtattgcaacgGTTTCTGCATTGTGATCTGAATGAGTTTGCAGTCGagcttaaaacatttttgtttaaataaaacatgcatgaatTGATCAcattaatgtgcattttaaaaaaatagtgtcacccttaaacagaaatgtttggaCTGTTCACTAGTGATGTATATCTGAGTGAAATGGCTTGCAGGGCAGAACCTTTTTTACTATACTTGATTTCATGACCTTCAATAATTTGCATTCAGTCTCATTCACTGAATATTAAATGTTTGTCATTGCTTTTTAAAAGCCTACTTATGATTGATCTCCTACTGAATATATTTTGTCTTAAGTCAGTAGTTAAAAGTCAGAAGTATcaccataaaaatgtaaaattcatgcATAACTTCTTAGGcgtcaaaatgaaataaatccagctgagcacattttaaaaaacaaacattattaagaGAGAGAATAATGTCTTTAttgacttgaaataaaataaaattcattatactaaaatttatttatcatacaaaaacatgaacatacaCAGTATGTTTGAAAGACTGGCTGTTACTcttaaaagaaaatgatttgaTTGAAAAGATGACATTCATTCTGCGATGATGAGAATCTCTTAATCTGCTTCAGTTAGTTCTGTCATCACATTCTCCCTGACTGGAGACATCGGCTCTCCTTTCTTGCAAGTGTTCAGCTTCAGAttgtcccttaaaaaaaaaaacaaaacatgcacacacatttaaacacattcatGTCGAAACATGTGGCCATTTCGGTCTGTTACTATCatattgctttaaaatattaaaacacaagtCTTATGGACAACTTTTCAAATGCCAAAAAATAGGAGAGAAAATACTTCTCTAGTTTCACCCTTGAACTGACTTCATTTAATTCATATGTTGATTAGCCACTTCCCATTATTATTCAACTCAGGCCGGAGCATTGCATAATGGGAATGCATTTCCTTTCACAGTGAGCAGCCGTCACCCTTCTGTAAACTACTACAATGACTATCACTTTACCCAAGCAATTAGTTACACCTCTGTTGTTCACACATCAACTAGGTTACAGCACCACTCCCATCAGTTTAGTCTCTTGGTGTTAACAGGTTTATGCCCCTGCTGGCCACAGGAGGTACTGACTGCCATTAATAAACAGTAGAATTGGACACTGTGAGGGCTTGTCATCGGCCATGCTGAATCCTTTATTTACATAATCACATACTTACACACAGGCTGACTTACTTTTTGAAGCTGAAGGCCCCCCAGAGGCCACTGAGGGTGGCCTGCAGGCCTGGACTGTTCTCATTGTTGACAGTACTCTTTTTCCCACTTGCTTTCTTCCTCAGACCGCTGGGCCTAGCAGGTGCGGAGGTCTCGATTTTACCACCTTTATCCTGCCCACAAGGCCATTTCCGAGACAACCCTGAGACCTAGAGCACAGGTCCAATAAGTCAGACTGAGGGTGGGGAAAAATCATATCAATGTTTAattccccccacccccaccaccaccacagtcTATGTGAGGTGTGAGGAAATGGAAATGCAGACTGTGGTTTTGGGTCATGATTAGACGGACGTGCCTTTGTTCTGTTCAGAGCGGGTTTCAGCTTGTCTGTGGGAGAACTGCTTGGGCTGTTGGAGCCATCTGAatctctctccttttcttccaaaaaaaaaaaaagaaaaaaaacaataaaaaacctcCCCACAAAACAGACATGTGATAAATGGTCAATGATAAAATTCAATatgattttgtttaaataaaatactaataaaatactaaaaataaactacaaataaaacacaaattgatCAATTAAGTGTGGGCATTACTACAAGTAAACGTAGGCATTACAACACTAATTACTACACAGAATAAAAGTGAATATTTATTCAATAGGttattgaattgatttttttaaagatgaactatAAGTAAGCATTAGAAAAGGTAATctacaatataaaaattacaaatgagcatgcacaattaaatatccaatatagaCTTCCAATACAGAGTCCATGACTGTTCATGATTTCACTCATTTGTATAAAGTATCTAGGCCTGTAAATCACAATACTACAATTAAGAGACATTTTAGCAAGCACATTAAAGAGTTAGTTTTatctgcagaacataaaagagGAAATGGTAACCAACCAGATACAAAGTCAAACAGATTGGGTGAGTAAAcgtttacagcatttttatttttgggtgaaatattcctttatagTACCAAATATGAATGAATCAAAAACTATTTTCTTACCTTATCAGAGTTGTCCTCCATGACTAGGGAGTCCTCCACACCAGCAGAAGTGCTGCTGGActgagagaaatatgcactgtcCTGAGACGGAGGAGATCCGGGAGATTTCTCTGCATCTTCAGTGCCCTCTACAGGAGAGGACAAGAGAGAAAGCCCTGATCCTGCCCAGGAGAAGCTGCCCTTCTTTCTGTGGAACTGCTGCAGGGTGGACAACCCTGAAGGTGTGGAAGACCGGTGTCTGTCTGTGGTGGAGGTGGGTGGATGTGAAGCAGGTTTACGGAGTTCCCTGGTGCTTCCTGACCAACTAAAGACCCCAAGACCCAAACTAGCAGGCCTGGCAGAGTGATCTGGAGACGCGGGTGGGCTGGACGACTCATCTTTGGCCTGCTCTCTCTCCGAGTCAAGGTCCTGACACAATGCTGGTGTGTTTCCTCCAGATTGTGAGACACGTGTGTCTAGAGACTTCACAGGCTGAGGTAAGTCTTGTTTTCGCGACTCTTCCTGTGTATCTGCCATATTGGATTCACTATGACAGAAGAACCTGATGGAGATGTCAATCATTATTGTCAGCAGAGTTTAAACTGGGCTTTTGGAGGTGAGGGAACAACCACTGGGCCTCCCAGTTAATATAGTACTTTATATTTAATGCCATTTTGCCACATAACAGTTTGGCCCAGTTTAACccttgattgtgtgtgtgataaGAAAATTAAGGTCTAGCAGTCATTTGTGATTGCAGCAGTAAACATTCCTTAAGTTTCCCATCATGCGCTTGTACCTGCTGCATGTGACCTGCTCTCCAGTGCCCTCTTCTGATTGGTTCCTCCACTGCAACAGTGTTGCAAAACGATTTCGAGGCTGCGACTGTCCAACTGTGTTGCCACTGTGCTGTCCCTTCTCCTTAGAAACAAAGTTGTTGTTGGTCAGTGGAGTTTCAGGACAGCGTCTCTTTACACCAGCTGAATACTGCCCTAACAGGTCATCCACAGAGAGACTGGTGTCTAAAAAAAAccgaaaagaaaaaatattacataagaCACCTGACTGGGCATGTTTATATCAAAATAATCAGTCCCATCCTTGAGATTCATATTCATGCTTACCTTCACGAGGTCTTTTCACCTGTGACTCTCTTTGGGGCAATTTGAGACTCTGCACGCTGATGATCCTCTCTTTGCCTCGGGTTGGAGGGAGTCTTTTGGGGGTGGTAGGACTCTTTGGCTGGGTGCAACCTGGTTCGTAGTTCTTGCTCCAAATACTCATCTGCAACGGGCCACTTTTGTCACATCTGTCATTCCAAGAACTACTGCGAGCAGCTTTAGAGGGCTGGAAGAGAGGAGAGGGACACCTTAGGTACTAAGCcacagtgttattattgttaactaaaattaaaagtattaaaaatcacTTTCTGTAATTCATATagctctgaaataaaaatatataaatatttactaaaaactTACAGGCGATGTCTAATGCGATTTCAGGTATTCTGTCTTATTTACACtgctaaagagttggattctcatgctaaacatgaccAAAGTCTAATTAGATGTAAGAGAGTATTTATGTGCCAAAGACACTCCTTCAGGGTTTGTATAAGTTTCGCAAAGTGTTTTTCGAGAATGGCCCTGTATGACGTCAAAAAGGGCAGGATTCCTTATATGGGCACTTCTCCAGGAAAAGCATACACTAACCAGAGCGAAAGCAAGAGCACGCCTATCAATATGCTTCACTCGGGTTATGGAAGTCGTCGGCAGCGCAGCACAGGGCTTGCTTGAGAAGAACTTCAATTctggatataatatatattgctgGATCTGATTTTTAGGTTCAAGCAAATAGACATTAAAGATGACCAGTTTACCTGAGTGTAATGTGCGTCAGGGTTGAAGTCATCTATCCTTTGCATTGTGTTAATGTCCAGATTACCAAGAGCCATTTCCAGCCCTCTCTCATCTCCTACATTACTGCATTTAATAAGTTAAGTTAAATTTGCAGTCAAATAAAGCTTtgtaacacaaacatacacatttataaaaaggctcacatttaaaaacagcttctGCAATTGTCATGCCAAGACAATTTATTGGTTCATTTTAATTAAGTGAAAATGTAAGATCAGCACTTCCGGTTTAATCAATATACAATAGTCTAAAAGATACGTTCCAGCATAGCTGAGGGAAGCAGGGTCAATGTGATCCGGGTAAGGGTTCAAAGGAACCACCTTCCTCTTCAAGGGGTCAAAGACCAGCTGATACAGAAATGTGTTGTTGGCTTTTGTGAAACCCTCAATGTACTCATCTGGCACAGTGATGTCCATCTTCAGGTACTGACCCATCTTCTTTATCACCTGTATCACATAGACTTAGTTAGTTTAGTAATGCCGAATTATGCTCTAGTTATGCTCGCTGGTTGCAtttgttttcacaataaaaagGATGCTCATGGTTCTccactaaaatatttttcaaatcacaGATAGgacaaaaatgaaatgcatttgtgCATAAAAGAACAAGCTGAATATGAAATAAGGTTGAAATTTTAAGGTGGTAAACAGAGCATAAACACAGTACACAGTGTGTCCCCTGGGCATCTAGCGAGAGGGATGCGATAACGCATGCTGTTTCAGTAATAAGATCAGTTGCTTAAGTATGAGCAAACAGCATATTTAACTGTTTGTTGTGCCAGTTTAGCATATACTACATTTTTCTAACCAACTTTTTTTATTCTCTCACCTTCAGAATATCTGGGTTATTTGCCATCCTGAGCAGCTTGCAAGCCTTTCCCAGACCGATGCCATACAGAGACGGCAGATAATCACAGCCAGAGAGGATGCACATATAACGGAACTTCTCCTCTGTGAAGATGTTGCCAAGAGATTTGCATCGGCCCAGGTGACACTGATCAATCTCCAGTCCATTACCCTGTTTATCCATCTTTAAAATCACTTCAAACAATACATAACAAGTGAAATTGATTTAGTACAGTTCATAAAGAGCACGTTCAGATAATTAACATAAGAGGAGCACATTCAGTGATCAAATTAATTAACAAGATAAGTGGTATATATACACAGTCGTGGGGTGTATATATGGGGGTGTATGTATATACTCTGGGTTTGGGCCAAATTccaagctcggagccctcccctcAGACAGCACGCCAATTATACATAACCTTTACTCTATTTATTATTAAGCGTGGACTCGTGAAACTCTAAATCCTAAATCAAATGAACTGTCCTCCAGCATGTCTGTCAGCACCACCCagattcaagtttatttattgcagggatggcgaactccggtcctggagagccgcagccctgcagagttcagttccaaccctaattaaaactcacctgcctgtaacccttcagaccttgattagcttgttcaggtgtgtttgattagggttgaagcaaaactctgcaggactgcggctctccaggaccgacattCGCCACCCCTGATTTATTGTTTTACCAagtctttttctttcttggtttAAGCCTTAGGAAATATTTTTTGATGCTAAAAAACTACCTTACTAttggtaagatttatttaaatgtttgtgaaggaagtgtcttatgctcaccatggctatttttatttgatcaatgtaaaaatcagtaatatttctacaatgtaaaataacagccttctatttaaatatattataaaatataatttattcctgtgatagcacagctaaattttcaacagccattactccagttttcagtgtcacgtgatccttcagtaatcattctaatatatagaatatattttattcctgtgatagcacagcatatatatatatatatatatatatacatacatacatatcaaaACTTAAAAACAGAACCCAAAAACAGACACCAGACAGAcaattttaatgtacagtatcttGTTGTAAGGATTTTTAGATACTTTCAccggaaaaaaaaattaatctggtTAATAGGCAGAGTGTATTGCAGACTTGCATATTACACCAATATCTGGTTCCTAGGCAAGTGTATTTTCTATTACACACTGCACTGGTACCTTTTTGCAGCCAAATGCCAGCAGATCTGAGTCCTCTGTGATCACTGCCTGAGCGATACCAGATTTGTTCAGGAAAGCTAACTGGGCATCAGCTTCATACGGAGCAACAACACAGTCCACTCCACGCATCTGGGCGGTCTGAAAACCAGCGAATAGGTGCAAATGAAAAGATGCTAAtcaaaacaaaaagggaaaatcCTGATTAATCTGTTTCCAATATtgcataataattaattaacacatCCACTGTCTACTAATCACATCCTAGTATATTAacttcaataaatatatttttcactgattccaaaacaaatattgtttGCAGATATCAGATACAATGGACTCACCTTAATGACATCATGTGCCATGGATGGGGTGATATTAACACTGCGGGTAAAACATTCTCTGGCTTCTGATATCTTACCCTCCCGCAGCAGCTGTTTGCCTTTCTGCAGATTTGCCTGTCGGCGCCTGTTAttgaaatatacattaaatattcttaattattaatgaaacaaattaaCTTATTCTCAAGTAAATATTCTGCTGAGTTCTTACTCGCGCCGGGACTTCTCCACTTCCTGTTTGGAGGGCAAGTTACGTCCGTCAAACACTAAGATTGGCTTAACACCAAAAGAAAGCAGCATATCCACAAACTTCATACAGTAGGACACATACCTGGTGGACACACATTGAATGTGAGCATGCGAAATACACATTTTAACTTGGAAAATGATGTTGGAAATTACTGAACAgctttttttactgaaaaaaattattgaaaaactCATAGTATATTGCATGCAAATATTTGAAACTACTCACTGATCTGTAGGTTCTCCTTTTGCAAGTTTCTCTGCACATGAAAATGCTCCCTTATGGAGCCAGCAATATGTGTCCACCGCCACGGTCTGTCCCCGATACTTCTTCACATTTATGGGCTCCGAGGCATCTTTGATAAACTGTAACAGGCCTTGAATTCCCATGCTGTCTGTGTGGAAGGACAGATGTTTGAAGATGATGGTTTATCAGAACCCAGCCTGTGTCACTCTTTCAGATGAAAACAAACGTCACTGAAGATCATCAATGAGAATAACGTGCACGATCCACTGTAGAAATTAAACACATCCGCAAAAATCAACAGAAAACACTTCCTAACCGTCCAACCGCGAGGACGTATGTAAAAAGACAAACATCTATATAAGTAACCTCtaatacatttaatgtttatttcatctGTCCGTAAAAAACTTTAACCGCCAAATCCCTCCAAAAACAAGCACACTGACGATTCTCGCGAAACTGAACACCATGAGAAAGAATCAGACCGCTTGTAACGTTAGCTAATACCTTAATCATGTATAAgttaaactcatttaaaaaataaaataaaaaacttaccgAGAGCTCTTACTTTTGCTTCAGAGCCTGACTGATGCTACAGGGGTTCGACTTTAGCGGCAAAAACGTGACAACACTGCAGAATAACCCTATTGGTCCGCCTGACAAAGACAGCCAATCACCGAGCAGAAACATGGAAGAGGCGGGACAAGGAATTCCACAAcctatctaaaaatatttatttatttattcatttatttatttattctctctctctctcttatttagGACACAACATTATCAACAGGAcgttactaaaattaaaatgatgttagTGACATAATCAGTTTGgagattgatttaaaaaaagacgGAAGCAGTTATAAAAGCCGATccttttcaaggtttttttatggtttcttttATATACTGACTTTGTTACATATACTCACTCATTCTCATATGCTCAGTCTTATATGTACACTAACTGTAGATATATGACTGAAGAGATGATTTTGGATTATTTTAGCTATATCTCTTCAGTATGCAGTTCAGTTGCAGTTCTGTCTCACAACTTCTGTTCAATGCAAGTGTAATAACATGCAACGgatttaatataataatggtGTCAGTAAcgctgattaaaataaaaacactaacttatatattacataaacattaacattataacgacagtgtaaaaaaaagttaatttcaataATACAGACAGATAAATGGCTTGGGAAGGCATATATCTGAAGGTGGACTGGGTCATacatataataaatgtcatacatGTAATCCTATTTTTTCGCAGAAGGGTCACGGGGTGGCGCTGTCTCTGTGCATTGAATATGTGTTGACGCTGCTCATGTTTGTCGCTGGGTGGAGCGCGTGCCTCCCCGTTCCGCTCTGCTCCAGGATTTGACGTGTCGTCTGTGTTTTTCTGCACTTCCTGCTTCCTCCATGATTGTTTTGAGCCAGCAGTCCCGTCCGAAAGCTGTTCGGTAGGAATCGTTAAACGTGGCAATGGTGTGAAGGTGCGCGATCGGCGGcggtgtgtgattgtgagtgaaGCCCGAGCTGTTATCGCTGTCAGCCATGCAGTTCTCTCCCACCAACGGAGATTTTACCTTCGTCTCCTCGACTGACTCTGAAGGTACAGTAGTTAAAGGCCCCAAAGCATCCACACTTCTCTGCTCTGAAATGTGTGCCTGATTTACGAGGGAATGCAgttggctgtgtttgtgtgtgttatgtacaCATACATTAACATGAGATTATAACCAAATATGTGAATGATCAAACCTTTTAATTAATCGTGACATGGGTGTTGTTCTGTAGATTCAATAGGGATGTAACAGTGAGTTGTATAAATCTAAAACAACCTGTTATCCACCAGAGCTCAGCGGCACCATCGATGCACCGGATATCACACTAAATATGGGCCCTGATTCCTCCAGGGACGCTTACGCCACCACCTTCCTGAGGCAGAGAGGTTACGGATGGTTGCTGGAGGTGGAGGAAGATGATACCGAGGACACTAAACCGCTCCTGTGAGTTTGTGGGACTTCTGGTGCTTGATGTCACTTTTGCTTTGGTTGTGTTtattggttgtctgtgtttgtgcaggGAGGAGTTGGACATTGACTTAAAGGACATCTACTACAAGATCAGGTGTGTGTTGATGCCCATGCCCTCGCTGGGTTTTAACAGACAGG
The sequence above is drawn from the Cyprinus carpio isolate SPL01 chromosome A17, ASM1834038v1, whole genome shotgun sequence genome and encodes:
- the LOC109070468 gene encoding exonuclease 1 isoform X2: MGIQGLLQFIKDASEPINVKKYRGQTVAVDTYCWLHKGAFSCAEKLAKGEPTDQYVSYCMKFVDMLLSFGVKPILVFDGRNLPSKQEVEKSRRERRQANLQKGKQLLREGKISEARECFTRSVNITPSMAHDVIKTAQMRGVDCVVAPYEADAQLAFLNKSGIAQAVITEDSDLLAFGCKKVILKMDKQGNGLEIDQCHLGRCKSLGNIFTEEKFRYMCILSGCDYLPSLYGIGLGKACKLLRMANNPDILKVIKKMGQYLKMDITVPDEYIEGFTKANNTFLYQLVFDPLKRKVVPLNPYPDHIDPASLSYAGTNVGDERGLEMALGNLDINTMQRIDDFNPDAHYTQPSKAARSSSWNDRCDKSGPLQMSIWSKNYEPGCTQPKSPTTPKRLPPTRGKERIISVQSLKLPQRESQVKRPREDTSLSVDDLLGQYSAGVKRRCPETPLTNNNFVSKEKGQHSGNTVGQSQPRNRFATLLQWRNQSEEGTGEQVTCSRFFCHSESNMADTQEESRKQDLPQPVKSLDTRVSQSGGNTPALCQDLDSEREQAKDESSSPPASPDHSARPASLGLGVFSWSGSTRELRKPASHPPTSTTDRHRSSTPSGLSTLQQFHRKKGSFSWAGSGLSLLSSPVEGTEDAEKSPGSPPSQDSAYFSQSSSTSAGVEDSLVMEDNSDKERDSDGSNSPSSSPTDKLKPALNRTKVSGLSRKWPCGQDKGGKIETSAPARPSGLRKKASGKKSTVNNENSPGLQATLSGLWGAFSFKKDNLKLNTCKKGEPMSPVRENVMTELTEAD
- the LOC109070468 gene encoding exonuclease 1 isoform X3 is translated as MGIQGLLQFIKDASEPINVKKYRGQTVAVDTYCWLHKGAFSCAEKLAKGEPTDQYVSYCMKFVDMLLSFGVKPILVFDGRNLPSKQEVEKSRRERRQANLQKGKQLLREGKISEARECFTRSVNITPSMAHDVIKTAQMRGVDCVVAPYEADAQLAFLNKSGIAQAVITEDSDLLAFGCKKVILKMDKQGNGLEIDQCHLGRCKSLGNIFTEEKFRYMCILSGCDYLPSLYGIGLGKACKLLRMANNPDILKVIKKMGQYLKMDITVPDEYIEGFTKANNTFLYQLVFDPLKRKVVPLNPYPDHIDPASLSYAGTNVGDERGLEMALGNLDINTMQRIDDFNPDAHYTQPSKAARSSSWNDRCDKSGPLQMSIWSKNYEPGCTQPKSPTTPKRLPPTRGKERIISVQSLKLPQRESQVKRPREDTSLSVDDLLGQYSAGVKRRCPETPLTNNNFVSKEKGQHSGNTVGQSQPRNRFATLLQWRNQSEEGTGEQVTCSSESNMADTQEESRKQDLPQPVKSLDTRVSQSGGNTPALCQDLDSEREQAKDESSSPPASPDHSARPASLGLGVFSWSGSTRELRKPASHPPTSTTDRHRSSTPSGLSTLQQFHRKKGSFSWAGSGLSLLSSPVEGTEDAEKSPGSPPSQDSAYFSQSSSTSAGVEDSLVMEDNSDKEKERDSDGSNSPSSSPTDKLKPALNRTKVSGLSRKWPCGQDKGGKIETSAPARPSGLRKKASGKKSTVNNENSPGLQATLSGLWGAFSFKKDNLKLNTCKKGEPMSPVRENVMTELTEAD